One window of the Hoplias malabaricus isolate fHopMal1 chromosome Y, fHopMal1.hap1, whole genome shotgun sequence genome contains the following:
- the LOC136679070 gene encoding cerebellin-2-like produces the protein MLRPLLALGSLLLCVCGGACAGFNDSEPLLLEGKCLVVCDSSPSGDGGASAGAAGFGISVRAVGAKVAFSAVRGTNHEPSEMSNKSMTIYFDQVLVNIGNHFDLEASVFTAPRRGIYSFSFHVVKVYNRQTIQVNLMHNEYPIISAFAGDQDVTREAASNGVLLHLERDDRLYLKLERGNLMGGWKYSTFSGFLVFPL, from the exons ATGCTGAGGCCGCTGTTGGCGTTGGGCtcgttgttgctgtgtgtgtgcggcGGGGCGTGCGCGGGGTTCAATGACTCGGAGCCGTTGCTGCTCGAGGGGAAATGTCTCGTGGTGTGCGACTCGAGCCCCTCCGGAGACGGCGGCGCAAGCGCGGGCGCAGCGGGCTTCGGGATCTCGGTGCGCGCGGTGGGAGCCAAGGTGGCCTTCTCCGCGGTGAGGGGAACCAACCACGAGCCCTCGGAAATGAGCAACAAGTCCATGACCATCTACTTCGACCAG gtcCTGGTGAACATTGGGAATCACTTTGATCTGGAGGCAAGTGTGTTTACAGCTCCTCGGAGAGGGATCTACAGCTTCAGCTTCCATGTGGTGAAGGTGTATAACAGACAGACCATTCAG GTGAACCTGATGCATAACGAGTACCCCATAATCTCAGCGTTTGCCGGGGATCAGGATGTGACACGAGAGGCTGCGAGTAATGGCGTACTGCTGCACCTGGAGCGAGACGACCGGCTCTATTTGAAGCTGGAACGAGGGAATCTGATGGGAGGATGGAAATACTCCACGTTCTCTGGGTTCCTGGTTTTTCCTCTTTAG